The following coding sequences are from one Onychostoma macrolepis isolate SWU-2019 chromosome 24, ASM1243209v1, whole genome shotgun sequence window:
- the LOC131533464 gene encoding OTU domain-containing protein 1 → MHLYSSALTHYPGSSRKVSVTLTSVANNAPATSSSSLEVVGNAVNGSAIEAHTEYLPRGGQPDANMPAFSCYEATSMRPVFYTSTAEIIITRPDGVERSVPVHIVKEPRTNRRALETHYNRVSYAVNGDDHHHSDSVLDLDPRRDGFGDDNDEINEKNSIHYDRFFDNDSYRVCERRLEPCLQSDATPSRTFGTGQKPSSDSYESLKDPERQESVEDDNPVFELHILQEPAATPNKSDVNNKVTRYLAEVEKQNKYLHDRQKYRFHIIPDGNCLYRAVSKAAYGDQSMHKELREQTMHHIADHLEEFNPIIEGDVGEFLINAAQDGAWAGYPELLAMSQMLNVNIYLTTGGSVESPTVSTMVHYLGEEDLSKPAIWLSWLSNGHYDVLLDSCQPNPEYDDWCRHTQVQRKRDEELAKSMAASLSKMYIEQNGLH, encoded by the coding sequence ATGCACTTGTACAGCAGCGCGTTAACACACTACCCCGGCTCCTCTCGAAAAGTTTCCGTAACTCTCACCAGCGTCGCCAATAACGCACCAGCGACAAGTTCCAGCTCTTTGGAGGTGGTTGGAAACGCCGTTAACGGAAGCGCCATAGAAGCCCACACGGAATATTTGCCTCGAGGGGGACAGCCTGACGCGAACATGCCTGCGTTTTCATGTTATGAGGCCACCTCGATGAGGCCGGTTTTCTACACCTCTACCGCGGAGATTATCATCACGCGACCGGACGGCGTGGAGAGATCTGTGCCCGTTCACATCGTGAAGGAGCCGCGCACAAACCGTAGAGCTCTGGAGACGCACTACAACCGAGTTTCTTACGCAGTCAACGGAGACGATCATCACCACTCTGATTCTGTCTTAGATTTAGACCCCAGAAGAGACGGTTTTGGGGATGACAACGatgaaataaatgagaaaaattcAATTCACTACGATAGGTTTTTTGATAATGACAGTTACAGAGTTTGTGAGAGGAGACTCGAGCCATGTTTGCAAAGTGATGCCACACCCTCCAGAACTTTTGGAACTGGACAAAAACCCTCATCTGATTCATATGAAAGTCTTAAAGACCCAGAAAGGCAGGAAAGTGTTGAAGATGATAATCCAGTCTTCGAGCTGCACATCCTTCAGGAGCCCGCTGCGACACCCAACAAAAGCGATGTCAACAACAAGGTTACCCGTTACCTGGCCGAAGTggagaaacagaacaaatacCTCCACGACAGGCAGAAATACCGCTTTCACATCATCCCAGATGGGAACTGCCTGTACCGGGCTGTTTCCAAGGCAGCTTATGGAGACCAGTCAATGCACAAGGAGCTGAGAGAGCAAACCATGCACCACATCGCCGACCACCTGGAGGAGTTCAACCCCATAATCGAAGGCGACGTCGGGGAGTTTCTGATCAATGCGGCGCAGGACGGCGCATGGGCTGGCTATCCGGAGCTGTTGGCCATGAGTCAGATGCTAAATGTGAATATCTACTTGACCACTGGAGGTAGCGTGGAAAGCCCAACGGTATCAACCATGGTGCACTACCTGGGTGAAGAGGACTTGTCTAAACCGGCTATATGGTTAAGCTGGCTCAGTAACGGTCATTATGATGTGCTGCTGGACAGCTGCCAGCCCAACCCGGAGTATGATGACTGGTGCCGTCACACCCAGGTGCAGCGCAAAAGGGACGAGGAGTTGGCCAAGTCTATGGCGGCGTCCCTTTCCAAAATGTACATTGAGCAGAACGGCCTGCATTGA